One stretch of Glycine soja cultivar W05 unplaced genomic scaffold, ASM419377v2 tig00104534_1_pilon, whole genome shotgun sequence DNA includes these proteins:
- the LOC114404587 gene encoding 60S ribosomal protein L39-like, whose product MPSHKTFRIKKKLAKKMRQNRPIPYWIRMRTDNTIRFNAKPRHWRRTKLGF is encoded by the exons ATG CCTTCCCACAAGACCTTCAGAATTAAGAAGAAACTCGCCAAGAAGATGAGGCAGAACAGACCCATCCCTTATTGGATCCGCATGAGAACCGACAACACCATCAG GTTCAATGCTAAGCCCAGGCACTGGCGCCGCACCAAGCTCGGATTTTAA